One genomic region from Shewanella aestuarii encodes:
- a CDS encoding gamma carbonic anhydrase family protein yields MSSNLRSYQGTHPQLANNVYVDNSAVLVGDISLDHDASIWPLVAARGDVNIVRIGKRSNVQDGSVLHVTRKSESKPEGHPLIIGDDVTIGHKAMLHGCKVGNRVLIGMGAIILDGAIIEDDVIVGAGSLVPPNKVLQSGYLYVGSPCKQARELTAAEKAFLPASADNYVQLKNEYLVELNQEASY; encoded by the coding sequence ATGTCTTCAAATTTAAGATCTTACCAAGGAACTCATCCGCAATTAGCTAATAATGTTTATGTGGACAATAGTGCAGTATTAGTTGGCGACATCTCACTTGATCACGATGCAAGTATTTGGCCGTTAGTTGCAGCTAGGGGAGATGTGAACATTGTTCGTATTGGTAAGCGCAGTAATGTGCAAGATGGCAGTGTTTTGCATGTAACCAGAAAATCCGAATCTAAACCCGAGGGCCATCCATTAATTATTGGTGATGATGTGACTATTGGTCATAAAGCAATGCTTCATGGCTGTAAGGTCGGTAACCGTGTATTGATAGGCATGGGGGCTATTATTCTTGATGGCGCCATCATTGAAGATGACGTCATTGTTGGTGCGGGTTCTTTAGTGCCGCCGAACAAGGTATTACAAAGTGGTTATTTATATGTGGGTAGCCCTTGTAAACAAGCAAGAGAATTAACTGCTGCGGAAAAAGCCTTCTTACCAGCATCTGCTGATAATTATGTTCAATTAAAAAACGAATACCTTGTTGAGTTGAATCAAGAGGCTAGCTATTAA